In the genome of Candidatus Eisenbacteria bacterium, one region contains:
- the sufD gene encoding Fe-S cluster assembly protein SufD → MTPATPTVQTRFEAAWAECAAGHAREAREGAWAAERRRAAAGTLSTLRPPRRDEELWRRTDFAALEQALPGLDPCVTGPGARNVDDLPAAVIERIAAEAGNLALVVQRDGGTMFEQTHPALARQGVTVCSFDRATREHEALLAGRYGSLLHDDYDWYAALNAAIHSGGAFVHVPRGVRAALPIRLFHWLSGAGVVSAPRSLVILEEGAEATVIDEQLSEPAEGAAFHCGGTEVFVGAGAKLTFASLQDWSRNVFHYSNARADLARDAELQWIQVMVGGRATKANAWFNLNGPGARAYVHGFMFGDQRQHFHLHTLQRHLQPNCTSDLLIKGCLKDKARSVYQGLIQVAEGAQKTDAYQANRNLLLSDQARADSIPGLEILANDVRCTHGATIGYVEPEHLYYLMARGLPRIEAQRLIVEAFFEPVLDRIPLEAVRDRLRDEIARKIG, encoded by the coding sequence ATGACGCCCGCCACCCCGACGGTCCAGACCCGATTCGAAGCCGCCTGGGCGGAGTGCGCCGCCGGGCACGCCCGCGAGGCCCGCGAGGGCGCGTGGGCGGCGGAGCGCCGCCGCGCCGCGGCCGGCACGCTCTCGACCCTGCGTCCGCCACGGCGTGACGAGGAACTCTGGCGCCGCACCGACTTCGCCGCGCTGGAGCAGGCCCTGCCGGGGCTCGATCCGTGCGTGACCGGACCCGGCGCCCGCAACGTGGACGACCTGCCGGCGGCGGTGATCGAGCGCATCGCGGCCGAGGCGGGCAACCTCGCCCTCGTCGTCCAGCGTGACGGGGGCACGATGTTCGAGCAGACCCATCCCGCGCTGGCGCGCCAGGGCGTGACGGTGTGCTCGTTCGATCGGGCGACGCGCGAACACGAGGCGCTGCTCGCCGGCCGCTACGGCTCGCTGCTGCACGACGACTACGACTGGTACGCGGCACTGAACGCCGCGATCCATTCGGGCGGGGCGTTCGTGCACGTGCCCCGGGGCGTGCGCGCGGCGCTGCCCATTCGGCTCTTCCACTGGCTGAGCGGCGCCGGCGTGGTTTCGGCCCCGCGCTCGCTGGTGATCCTCGAGGAGGGAGCCGAAGCGACGGTGATCGACGAGCAGCTTTCCGAGCCGGCGGAAGGGGCGGCGTTCCATTGCGGCGGCACCGAGGTGTTCGTCGGCGCGGGAGCGAAGCTGACGTTCGCCTCGCTGCAGGACTGGAGCCGCAACGTGTTCCACTACTCGAACGCGCGTGCCGACCTGGCGCGCGACGCCGAACTGCAGTGGATCCAGGTCATGGTCGGCGGCCGCGCCACCAAGGCGAACGCGTGGTTCAACCTGAACGGACCAGGCGCGCGCGCCTACGTGCACGGCTTCATGTTCGGCGACCAGCGGCAGCACTTCCACCTGCACACGCTGCAACGCCACCTGCAACCCAACTGCACCAGCGACCTGCTCATCAAGGGCTGCCTGAAGGACAAGGCGCGCAGCGTCTACCAGGGATTGATCCAGGTGGCCGAGGGCGCGCAGAAGACCGACGCCTACCAGGCGAACCGCAACCTGCTGCTCTCCGACCAGGCGCGCGCCGACAGCATCCCGGGACTCGAGATTCTCGCCAACGACGTGCGCTGCACCCACGGCGCCACCATCGGCTACGTCGAGCCCGAGCACCTGTATTACCTCATGGCGCGCGGGCTGCCGCGGATCGAGGCCCAGCGGCTGATCGTGGAAGCGTTCTTCGAGCCCGTGCTCGACCGCATTCCGCTCGAAGCGGTGCGCGACCGGCTGCGCGACGAGATCGCGCGCAAGATCGGCTGA